One Phragmites australis chromosome 23, lpPhrAust1.1, whole genome shotgun sequence DNA window includes the following coding sequences:
- the LOC133906145 gene encoding autophagy-related protein 8D-like: protein MKPFKKEFTFEERSEESAAMITNYPARIPVIVERFSRSNLPEMEKRKYLVPCDMPVGQFIFILRSRLHLSPGTALFVFVNSTLPQTGEIVYLLFVPP from the exons ATGAAACCCTTCAAGAAGGAGTTCACCTTCG AGGAGAGGTCGGAGGAATCGGCGGCCATGATCACCAACTACCCTGCCAGGATCCCC GTCATTGTTGAAAGGTTTTCAAGGAGTAATTTACCAGAAATGGAGAAGAGGAA GTACCTGGTTCCGTGTGACATGCCGGTTGGGCAGTTCATTTTCATACTACGTTCCAGGTTACACCTATCTCCAGGAACAGCGCTATTTGTGTTTGTAAACAGCACTTTGCCCCAAACAGGTGAGATTGTGTATCTATTGTTCGTTCCTCCTTAA
- the LOC133906144 gene encoding caffeoylshikimate esterase-like, which yields MANDDIKYEEEYVLNARGMKLFTCQWRPSNYEPKALIFLCHGYAMECSISMRGTGTRLAQAGFAVHGLDYEGHGKSSGLQGYISSFNDIVIDCSKYFASVCEKVGYKNQRRFLLGESMGGAIVLMLHRKEPTYWDGAILVAPMCKIAEDMKPHPIVISILSKLSSVIPTWRIIPNEDIIDRAIKSEEWREEVRNNHYCYKGRPRLKTGYELFMASLDIESNLDKVTLPFIIVHGGDDAVTDPSVSEALYTLAESKDKTLKLFPGMCHALTSGEPKENIDVVFSDIIKWLDERASIS from the exons ATGGCCAATGATGATATCAAATATGAAGAG GAATATGTTTTGAATGCACGAGGAATGAAGCTCTTTACATGCCAGTGGAGACCTTCAAACTATGAACCAAAAGCTCTAATCTTCCTGTGCCATG gaTATGCCATGGAATGTAGCATTTCAATGAGAG GCACAGGCACAAGGTTGGCACAGGCTGGATTTGCGGTGCATGGATTGGACTACGAGGGCCACGGGAAGTCTTCTGGACTTCAGGGCTATATCAGCAGTTTCAATGATATTGTGATTGATTGCTCTAAGTACTTTGCAAGTGTTTGTG AGAAAGTAGGGTACAAGAACCAAAGGAGATTCTTGCTCGGTGAATCCATGGGGGGAGCTATTGTGCTTATGCTTCATAGGAAGGAACCTACTTATTGGGATGGGGCCATTTTAGTTGCTCCAATGTGCaag ATTGCAGAAGACATGAAGCCTCACCCAATTGTGATTTCAATTTTAAGTAAGCTCAGTAGTGTGATCCCTACATGGAGAATAATTCCTAATGAAGATATCATTGATAGGGCAATTAAAAGTGAGGAATGGCGTGAAGAG GTACGAAATAATCATTATTGCTACAAGGGAAGGCCTAGGCTAAAGACTGGTTATGAACTTTTTATGGCAAGCTTGGATATTGAAAGCAATCTTGACAAG gTTACCCTACCATTCATCATAGTCCATGGTGGTGATGATGCCGTGACAGACCCGTCTGTAAGTGAGGCACTATATACACTAGCTGAGAGCAAGGATAAGACACTGAAGCTCTTCCCAGGGATGTGCCATGCTTTGACTTCTGGTGAACCCAAGGAAAACATTGATGTTGTGTTTTCAGACATCATCAAATGGCTGGATGAGAGGGCATCGATTTCATAG
- the LOC133906534 gene encoding exocyst complex component EXO70C1-like, whose amino-acid sequence MDSRSQAPHKSSSFSPATTRDDGGRTREVDRNLSLGAVRHTDKRDLHHGSSGSVAREQIKEECEEEGEGTADHGAPGGDGGGRADGDHGEGAAGGFGGEPDLAALSVEIDAFVAGQDGDAPVSVTEATLEKFASAVELVIAQSEGAEDRWATDASGEPPALLAAITRIAALASALGRNPEGSGKYTAAVHRVTGVLHRAMAFLEDEFHALLEDPRVPKAANEQGAHEPDRCVLPPPPSEASGAGGEAALPYPPETVDRLRSMAEAMIAAGYATECTQMFLVARRNAFDAALQGLGYEKASIDDVVKMAWEALEAEIVAWIKAFRHAINVGLSTEHDLCTRVFAGRHAAVGLGIFADLARCVMLHMLSFTEAVAMTKRAAEKLFKVLDMYEAVRDASPVIDAFLSAPADEPAADCNSSALTELKAETAAVRSRLGESAAAIFRELESSIRADAGKQPVPGGAVHPLTRYVMNYLKYACEYNSTLEQVFREHHRRDGGDGDDNNNPFAAQLMEVMELLHSNLEAKSRLYKDPSLSSIFLMNNGRYMLQKIRGSPEINAMLGEAWARKQSTSLRQYHKNYQRETWSRVLGLLRDDGVLTVKGHVQKPVLKERFKQFNAAMDEIQRTQGAWVVSDEQLQSELRVSIAAVVVPAYRSFLGRFAQRFSAGRQTEKYVKLSAEDVETLIDELFDGNATSMARRRTRQ is encoded by the coding sequence ATGGACAGCCGGAGCCAGGCGCCCCACAAGTCCAGCAGCTTCTCACCGGCGACCACCCGAGACGACGGCGGCAGGACCCGGGAGGTCGACCGCAACCTCTCCCTCGGCGCCGTCCGCCACACCGACAAGAGGGACCTGCACCACGGGTCGTCCGGCAGCGTCGCCAGGGAGCAGATCAAGGAGGAGTGCGAAGAGGAGGGTGAAGgtaccgccgaccatggcgcgccaggaggagacggcggcggaCGTGCAGATGGGGATCACGGTGAGGGCGCCGCGGGAGGGTTCGGCGGCGAGCCGGATCTTGCTGCGTTGTCGGTGGAGATCGACGCGTTCGTCGCAGGGCAGGATGGGGACGCGCCGGTGAGCGTCACGGAGGCGACGCTGGAGAAGTTCGCGTCCGCCGTCGAGCTGGTGATCGCGCAGTCGGAGGGAGCCGAGGACAGGTGGGCGACGGACGCCAGCGGCGAGCCGCCAGCGCTGCTCGCCGCGATAACGCGCATCGCCGCTCTCGCGTCCGCGCTCGGCAGGAACCCGGAGGGGAGCGGCAAGTACACCGCCGCCGTGCACCGAGTCACCGGCGTGTTGCACCGGGCCATGGCGTTCCTCGAGGACGAGTTCCACGCGCTGCTCGAGGACCCGCGCGTCCCCAAGGCGGCCAACGAGCAGGGCGCGCACGAGCCCGACCGTTGCGTCCTCCCACCCCCGCCGTCGGAGGCCAGCGGCGCCGGGGGAGAGGCCGCGCTGCCGTACCCGCCTGAGACCGTGGACCGGCTGCGGTCCATGGCGGAAGCCATGATCGCCGCCGGGTACGCGACGGAGTGCACGCAGATGTTCCTGGTGGCGCGGCGGAACGCGTTCGACGCAGCGCTGCAGGGGCTCGGGTATGAGAAGGCGAGCATCGACGACGTGGTGAAGATGGCGTGGGAGGCGCTGGAGGCGGAGATCGTGGCgtggatcaaggcgttccggcACGCCATCAACGTCGGCCTCTCCACGGAGCACGACCTCTGCACCCGCGTATTCGCCGGCCGCCACGCCGCCGTTGGCCTTGGTATCTTCGCCGACCTCGCGCGCTGCGTCATGCTCCACATGCTTAGCTTCACAGAAGCCGTGGCCATGACCAAGCGCGCCGCCGAGAAGCTCTTCAAGGTGCTCGACATGTACGAGGCCGTCCGCGACGCGTCCCCGGTCATCGACGCTTTCCTCTCCGCGCCTGCCGACGAGCCCGCCGCCGACTGCAACAGCTCCGCGCTGACGGAACTCAAGGCCGAGACCGCCGCCGTGCGGTCCCGCCTCGGCGAGTCGGCCGCCGCCATCTTCCGCGAGCTGGAGAGCTCGATCCGCGCTGACGCCGGCAAGCAGCCGGTCCCGGGCGGCGCCGTGCACCCGCTCACCCGCTACGTGATGAACTACCTCAAGTACGCGTGCGAGTACAACAGCACGCTGGAACAGGTGTTCCGTGAGCACCACCGGCgtgacggcggcgacggcgacgacaacAACAACCCGTTCGCGGCGCAGCTGATGGAAGTGATGGAGCTCCTCCACAGCAACCTGGAGGCGAAGTCGCGGCTGTACAAGGACCCGTCGCTGAGCAGCATCTTCCTAATGAACAACGGGCGGTACATGCTGCAGAAGATCCGTGGCTCGCCGGAGATCAACGCCATGCTCGGTGAGGCGTGGGCGCGGAAGCAGTCGACGAGCCTGCGGCAGTACCACAAGAACTACCAGCGGGAGACATGGAGCCGCGTGCTGGGGCTGCTCCGCGATGACGGTGTGCTGACCGTGAAGGGGCACGTGCAGAAGCCGGTGCTCAAGGAGCGGTTCAAGCAGTTCAACGCCGCCATGGACGAGATCCAGCGGACGCAGGGCGCGTGGGTCGTCAGCGACGAGCAGCTGCAGTCGGAGCTGCGCGTCTCCATCGCCGCCGTCGTGGTGCCGGCCTACCGCTCCTTCCTCGGCCGCTTCGCGCAGCGCTTCAGCGCTGGCAGGCAGACGGAGAAGTACGTCAAGCTCAGCGCCGAGGACGTCGAGACGCTCATCGACGAGCTCTTCGACGGCAACGCCACGTCCATGGCCAGGAGGAGGACACGACAATAA